In Candidatus Promineifilum breve, one genomic interval encodes:
- the mtaB gene encoding tRNA (N(6)-L-threonylcarbamoyladenosine(37)-C(2))-methylthiotransferase MtaB, giving the protein MKIHLHTIGCRLNQAEIETMGRQFQAGGHEIVGDAAAADAIVLNTCAVTAEATRDARRLTRRFHRANETAQIVLTGCYATLAPDTAAALPGVARVVGNGDKERLPILIDPALPADADYDREPIAREAQPGSFGRTRAFVKVQDGCDNRCTFCVTTIARGVGRSRPLADVVAEVQRFAAADYGEAVLTGVHLGSYGHDLGRPAGLGELVAALLADTDIPRLRLSSLEPWDIDDQFFSLWANPRLMPHLHLPLQAGSDRVLRRMARRTSRAAFRALAAAARAAIPDLNLSTDLIAGFPGETEDEFSETLAYVAEIDFARLHVFSYSPRPGTAAARLPGQVAGPVKRERTARLIELGERLSLAFHRRYEGTIRPVLWESVVGAEPAGLRWAGYTDNYIRVMGVGPADLMRRVTLVRLSDARSQEMRGEIV; this is encoded by the coding sequence ATGAAAATCCACCTCCACACCATCGGCTGCCGCCTCAACCAGGCCGAGATCGAGACGATGGGCCGCCAGTTCCAGGCCGGCGGCCACGAGATCGTCGGTGATGCCGCCGCGGCCGATGCCATCGTCCTCAACACCTGCGCCGTGACGGCCGAGGCCACGCGCGACGCCCGCCGCCTGACGCGCCGCTTCCACCGCGCCAACGAGACGGCGCAGATCGTGCTGACCGGCTGCTATGCCACGCTGGCCCCGGACACGGCCGCGGCGCTGCCGGGCGTGGCCCGCGTCGTGGGCAATGGCGACAAGGAGCGGCTACCCATCCTGATCGACCCGGCGCTGCCGGCCGACGCCGATTACGACCGCGAACCGATTGCCCGCGAGGCCCAGCCGGGCAGCTTCGGCCGCACGCGCGCCTTCGTGAAGGTGCAGGACGGCTGCGACAACCGCTGCACCTTCTGCGTGACGACCATCGCCCGCGGCGTGGGCCGCAGCCGCCCCCTGGCCGACGTGGTGGCCGAGGTGCAGCGCTTCGCCGCCGCCGATTATGGCGAGGCGGTGCTGACCGGCGTCCACCTGGGCAGCTACGGCCACGACCTGGGCCGCCCGGCGGGGCTGGGCGAACTGGTGGCCGCGCTGCTGGCCGACACCGACATCCCCCGCCTGCGCCTGTCGTCGCTGGAGCCGTGGGACATCGATGACCAATTCTTCAGCCTATGGGCTAACCCGCGCCTGATGCCCCACCTGCACCTGCCGCTACAAGCGGGTAGCGACCGGGTACTGCGACGCATGGCCCGCCGCACCAGCCGCGCCGCCTTTCGCGCATTGGCCGCCGCCGCCCGCGCCGCCATCCCCGACCTCAACCTGAGCACCGACCTGATCGCCGGGTTTCCGGGCGAGACAGAGGACGAATTTAGCGAGACGCTGGCCTACGTGGCCGAGATCGACTTCGCCCGGCTCCACGTCTTCAGCTATAGTCCCCGGCCGGGCACGGCCGCAGCGCGGCTGCCCGGCCAGGTTGCCGGCCCAGTGAAGCGCGAGCGCACGGCGCGGCTCATCGAACTGGGCGAGCGGCTGAGCCTGGCCTTCCACCGCCGCTACGAGGGCACGATCCGGCCGGTGCTGTGGGAGAGCGTGGTCGGCGCGGAGCCGGCGGGGTTGCGCTGGGCGGGCTATACCGACAACTACATCCGCGTGATGGGCGTGGGACCGGCCGATCTGATGCGGCGGGTGACGCTTGTTCGGCTGAGTGACGCCCGTAGTCAGGAGATGAGGGGGGAGATCGTCTAA
- a CDS encoding nucleotidyl transferase AbiEii/AbiGii toxin family protein: MNFDLSLYFLVLRKLEELKIPYVVIGAFAGTMYGIMRTTHDVDILIDLDESHVNPLAEAFPLPHYYADPHQMLAAIRANSTFNIIDILKVDKVDLFMLSMDPRYFTAFETRVRRTVAEAEQNPLEIWVARVEDVIVGKLMAWAEGRSYRHLADIYEMMVFHYLQAGLGTSSFDETYVNDRAAALGEDVDLQWRFLNESAREYAETAAS, from the coding sequence ATGAATTTCGACCTCTCCCTCTATTTTCTCGTCCTGCGCAAACTTGAAGAGCTTAAGATCCCCTATGTAGTGATCGGCGCTTTTGCTGGGACGATGTACGGCATTATGAGAACCACGCATGACGTGGACATCCTCATCGATCTCGACGAAAGCCATGTAAATCCTTTGGCTGAGGCCTTTCCTTTGCCGCATTATTATGCCGATCCGCATCAGATGCTGGCGGCCATTCGCGCCAACAGCACGTTTAATATCATCGACATCCTGAAGGTCGACAAAGTCGACCTTTTCATGCTCTCCATGGACCCTCGTTATTTTACTGCTTTCGAGACAAGAGTTCGTCGCACTGTGGCCGAAGCCGAACAAAACCCTCTCGAAATATGGGTGGCGCGGGTAGAAGACGTGATCGTCGGTAAATTGATGGCTTGGGCCGAGGGTCGCTCCTATCGACATCTAGCTGACATTTACGAGATGATGGTATTCCATTATCTTCAGGCCGGCCTCGGAACAAGCAGTTTTGATGAAACCTATGTCAATGATCGCGCGGCTGCTCTTGGCGAGGATGTCGATCTGCAATGGCGATTCCTTAATGAGTCTGCCCGCGAGTACGCTGAAACCGCCGCCTCCTAG
- a CDS encoding ABC transporter ATP-binding protein gives MINREFRLENEKQFDRRGPVRWIASHLAQYPWLPLAAILAAVVNNFAASYIQLLIGRGFDLLNTPGWTTRSLALLALTVFISAALQGLFGLGRNASFEFMAQRVERDGRDELYVSLLGKSQTFHSRQRIGDIMARATNDVRMLNIMFSPGLMLITDSLVGLVAPFVLISQIDTRLLLMPAVFVVLFAITIRGYSRQLAPVSEGMRESFGVMNAGLAETVNGIEVVKGGAQEEQEGQKFMGNAAVYRDFAVREGEIQARYLPMLVFSLCWGLAFLHAMLLWRDGGLSLGQVISYVGLFGFLRFPTFISIFSFQLAQLGIASARRILELINTETQLDENEGGVAQPIVGAVEFRNVSFGYGAGEQRRSRGAGEQGGRGEREPLAQDSLPAQGHERGGAGESQDDTFAPAPLHPRPPAPQHVLRNISFTAKPGETVAIVGQTGSGKSTMTRLINRIFDADGGQVLVDGVDVRQWKLESLRSQISTIEQDVFLFSRSIAENIAFGVPGATQADIEAAAREAQAHDFIMSFDKGYDTEAGERGVTLSGGQRQRVAIARAFLTDPRILILDDSTSAIDSATEDLIQQAMYRISRRRTTFLITHRLSQIRWADRILVLKAGEIVDQGTHEELLARSSDYQRIFARYE, from the coding sequence ATGATCAACCGCGAATTCCGTCTGGAAAACGAGAAACAGTTCGACCGCCGCGGCCCGGTGCGCTGGATCGCCTCGCATCTGGCCCAATACCCGTGGCTGCCGCTGGCGGCCATCCTGGCCGCCGTGGTCAACAACTTCGCCGCCAGCTACATCCAGTTGCTCATCGGCCGCGGCTTCGACCTGCTGAATACGCCGGGCTGGACGACGCGCTCGCTGGCGCTGCTGGCCCTGACGGTGTTCATCTCGGCCGCCCTGCAAGGGCTGTTCGGACTGGGGCGCAATGCGTCGTTCGAGTTTATGGCCCAGCGCGTGGAGCGCGACGGCCGGGATGAGCTGTACGTCAGTCTGCTGGGCAAGAGCCAGACGTTCCACAGCCGCCAGCGCATCGGCGACATCATGGCCCGCGCTACCAACGACGTGCGCATGCTCAACATCATGTTCAGCCCCGGCCTCATGCTCATCACCGATTCGCTGGTCGGCCTGGTGGCCCCGTTTGTGCTCATCAGCCAGATCGACACGCGCCTGCTGTTGATGCCGGCCGTGTTCGTCGTCCTGTTCGCCATCACCATCCGCGGCTACTCGCGCCAACTGGCCCCGGTCAGCGAGGGAATGCGCGAGTCGTTCGGCGTGATGAACGCCGGGCTGGCCGAGACGGTCAACGGCATCGAAGTCGTGAAGGGCGGCGCGCAGGAGGAGCAGGAAGGCCAAAAGTTCATGGGCAACGCCGCCGTCTACCGCGATTTCGCCGTGCGCGAGGGGGAGATTCAGGCCCGCTATCTGCCCATGCTGGTCTTCAGCCTGTGCTGGGGGCTGGCCTTTCTCCATGCCATGCTGCTGTGGCGCGACGGGGGGTTGAGCCTGGGCCAGGTCATCAGCTACGTCGGCCTCTTCGGCTTCCTGCGCTTCCCCACGTTCATCTCCATCTTTTCCTTCCAACTGGCCCAGCTGGGCATCGCCAGCGCCCGGCGCATCCTGGAGCTGATCAACACCGAGACGCAACTGGACGAGAACGAGGGCGGCGTGGCCCAGCCGATTGTGGGGGCGGTGGAGTTTCGTAATGTGAGTTTTGGTTATGGCGCAGGGGAGCAGCGGAGGAGCAGGGGGGCAGGGGAGCAGGGGGGCAGGGGAGAAAGGGAGCCTTTGGCGCAGGATTCTCTGCCGGCGCAAGGACACGAAAGGGGTGGCGCAGGTGAATCGCAAGACGACACCTTCGCCCCTGCTCCCCTGCACCCCCGCCCCCCTGCGCCCCAACACGTCCTGCGCAACATCAGCTTCACCGCCAAGCCGGGCGAGACGGTAGCCATTGTCGGCCAGACGGGCAGCGGCAAGAGCACCATGACGCGGCTCATCAACCGCATCTTCGATGCCGACGGCGGCCAGGTGCTGGTCGATGGCGTGGACGTGCGCCAGTGGAAGCTGGAATCGCTACGGTCGCAGATTTCGACCATCGAGCAGGACGTCTTCCTCTTCTCGCGCAGCATCGCCGAGAACATCGCTTTCGGCGTGCCCGGGGCAACCCAGGCCGACATCGAGGCCGCCGCCCGCGAGGCCCAGGCCCACGACTTCATTATGAGCTTCGATAAGGGCTACGACACCGAGGCCGGCGAGCGCGGCGTGACGCTCTCCGGCGGCCAGCGGCAGCGCGTCGCCATCGCCCGCGCCTTCCTGACCGACCCGCGCATCCTCATCCTCGACGACAGCACCAGCGCCATCGACAGCGCCACCGAGGACCTCATCCAGCAGGCCATGTACCGCATCAGCCGCCGGCGCACGACCTTTCTCATCACCCACCGCCTGAGCCAAATCCGCTGGGCCGACCGCATCCTCGTCCTGAAGGCGGGCGAGATCGTCGATCAGGGGACGCATGAGGAGTTGTTGGCGCGGTCGAGTGATTATCAGCGGATCTTCGCGCGGTATGAATAA
- a CDS encoding phage antirepressor N-terminal domain-containing protein — translation MPIEQKAVLFYNDEILAVRMEDGSVFVPIRPIVERLGLNWSGQYSRIKRDPVLGKVQGVCVIQTPGGRQEALSIPLDYLSGFLFGINADRVKPEFREDVIRYQMECYKVLSEALTEGRLITDLTFDDLLQTADPGAVQAYQIAQAVMRLARNQILLESRLTGRIDDHEGRLVTLEAQLGDTGRNVTPDQASQLSQAVKAVAIELGKKSGRNEFGAIYGELYRKFGITSYKMLPARRFDEAMQFLTNWHESITGAVAPF, via the coding sequence ATGCCGATCGAGCAAAAAGCGGTCCTGTTCTACAACGATGAGATTTTGGCCGTGCGAATGGAAGATGGCTCTGTATTTGTGCCGATAAGGCCGATTGTTGAGCGACTTGGCCTCAACTGGAGTGGTCAATACTCTCGCATAAAGCGAGATCCGGTGCTTGGGAAAGTGCAAGGTGTTTGTGTAATACAAACACCCGGGGGCCGGCAAGAAGCATTATCTATCCCGCTTGACTACTTAAGTGGATTCCTATTCGGTATTAACGCGGATCGGGTAAAGCCGGAGTTTCGCGAGGATGTGATACGTTATCAGATGGAGTGCTATAAGGTTCTTTCAGAGGCACTCACCGAAGGACGGCTCATCACCGATCTCACTTTCGACGACCTGCTCCAGACGGCCGACCCCGGCGCGGTTCAGGCTTACCAGATCGCCCAGGCAGTGATGCGGCTGGCCCGCAACCAGATATTGCTTGAGTCCCGCCTAACCGGGCGAATTGACGATCACGAGGGCCGGCTGGTCACGCTGGAGGCGCAACTAGGCGATACCGGCCGGAATGTGACGCCCGATCAGGCCAGCCAGCTAAGCCAGGCGGTGAAGGCAGTGGCGATTGAATTGGGCAAGAAGAGCGGCCGGAACGAGTTCGGGGCGATCTACGGCGAGCTATATCGCAAGTTCGGCATCACGTCCTACAAGATGCTCCCGGCCCGCCGCTTCGACGAGGCGATGCAATTCCTCACCAACTGGCACGAGAGTATTACCGGAGCCGTCGCGCCGTTCTAA
- a CDS encoding ABC transporter ATP-binding protein yields MGFILDGLETESYDRQYSDRDLLDRIVSYFRPYRGRMVMIAAMITGNSLMGALGPIVIARAVGLLETNTTVVTMALIALGVSLVGASAWVFNYIRQMFSARVTSNVVLQLREDVFNATVRHDMSFYDEHPSGKIVSRVTSDTQDFAEVVNLTLNMLSQLLLVVILIVYLLTVNASLTLLLIAMAPFAAAIALSFRRVARRVTQNARRVTATINAQIQESISGILVAKSFRQEPAIYATFDANNKQGYRVGLTRGLTLSGIFPLMGLASGLGTAIAVFVGGLATRGTLSPAEWYLFMQTVGFFWFPVTSIASFWSQFQDGLSAAERVFALIDREPRVMQLGNEPVGPRPQAQGSRGAGGQGSGGSPLLPFSPAPLRPNETPAAPPTRGHIAFRHVRFSYTDREVVLPDFSLDIRAGETVALVGHTGAGKSSIGKLITRFYEFQGGEILLDGRDIRRLDLGQYRRQIGLVPQEPFLFAGSVADNIRYGRPEASDDEVLAAARSISGGEWLASLPGGLATDVGERGGSLSMGQRQLVALARVVMKDPAIFILDEATASVDPFTESQIQEGLQEIMRDRTSLVIAHRLFTVRHADRIIVLRDGHIIEEGKHEELLAGGGHYAELYNTYFRHQSLEYVEQRVWESDSQ; encoded by the coding sequence ATGGGCTTCATCCTCGACGGACTAGAAACCGAAAGCTACGACCGGCAATATAGCGACCGCGATCTACTGGATCGCATCGTGTCCTACTTCCGGCCCTATCGCGGCCGCATGGTGATGATCGCCGCCATGATCACCGGCAACTCGCTCATGGGTGCGCTCGGCCCCATTGTCATCGCCCGCGCCGTGGGGCTGCTGGAGACGAACACGACGGTTGTCACCATGGCCCTCATCGCCCTGGGCGTCAGTCTGGTGGGCGCGTCGGCCTGGGTCTTCAACTACATTCGCCAGATGTTCTCGGCGCGGGTGACGAGCAACGTCGTGCTGCAACTGCGCGAGGACGTGTTCAACGCCACGGTGCGCCACGATATGTCGTTCTACGACGAGCACCCATCGGGCAAGATCGTCAGCCGGGTCACGTCGGACACGCAGGATTTCGCCGAGGTGGTCAACCTGACGCTCAACATGCTGAGCCAACTGCTGCTGGTGGTGATCCTGATCGTCTATCTGCTGACGGTCAACGCCTCACTGACGCTGCTGCTCATCGCCATGGCCCCCTTCGCCGCGGCCATCGCCCTCAGCTTCCGGCGCGTGGCGCGGCGGGTGACGCAGAACGCGCGGCGGGTGACGGCCACGATCAACGCCCAGATTCAGGAGTCGATCAGCGGCATCCTCGTCGCCAAGAGCTTCCGCCAGGAGCCGGCCATCTATGCCACCTTCGACGCCAACAACAAGCAGGGCTATCGCGTCGGCCTGACGCGCGGCCTGACGCTGTCGGGCATCTTCCCGCTCATGGGGTTGGCCTCGGGACTGGGCACGGCCATCGCCGTCTTCGTCGGCGGGCTGGCGACGCGCGGCACGCTATCGCCGGCCGAGTGGTATCTGTTCATGCAGACGGTGGGCTTCTTCTGGTTCCCGGTCACGAGCATCGCCTCGTTCTGGAGCCAGTTCCAGGACGGCCTGTCGGCCGCCGAGCGGGTGTTTGCCCTCATCGACCGGGAGCCGCGGGTGATGCAGTTGGGGAATGAACCCGTTGGGCCACGGCCGCAAGCGCAGGGGAGCAGGGGGGCAGGGGGGCAGGGGAGCGGCGGCTCACCCCTGCTCCCTTTCTCCCCTGCTCCCCTGCGCCCGAACGAGACGCCAGCCGCACCACCAACGCGCGGCCACATCGCGTTCCGCCACGTCCGCTTCAGCTACACCGACCGCGAAGTGGTCTTGCCCGACTTCTCGCTCGACATCCGCGCCGGGGAAACGGTGGCCCTGGTGGGCCACACCGGCGCGGGCAAGAGCAGCATCGGCAAGCTGATCACGCGCTTCTATGAATTTCAGGGGGGCGAGATTTTGCTCGACGGCCGCGACATCCGCCGCCTCGACCTGGGGCAATACCGGCGGCAGATCGGCCTCGTGCCCCAGGAGCCTTTTCTCTTCGCCGGATCGGTGGCCGACAACATCCGCTACGGCCGGCCGGAAGCTAGCGACGACGAAGTGCTGGCCGCGGCGCGCAGCATCAGCGGCGGCGAGTGGCTGGCGTCGTTGCCGGGCGGGCTGGCGACCGACGTGGGCGAGCGCGGCGGCAGCCTGTCGATGGGCCAGCGGCAACTGGTGGCGTTGGCGCGGGTGGTGATGAAAGACCCGGCCATCTTCATCCTCGACGAGGCCACGGCCAGCGTCGATCCATTCACCGAGTCACAGATTCAGGAAGGGCTACAGGAGATCATGCGCGACCGGACGTCGCTGGTCATTGCCCACCGCCTGTTCACCGTGCGCCACGCCGACCGCATCATCGTGTTGCGCGATGGGCACATTATTGAGGAAGGCAAGCACGAGGAATTGCTGGCCGGCGGGGGGCATTACGCCGAACTGTATAACACGTACTTCCGGCATCAGTCGCTGGAATACGTGGAGCAGCGGGTTTGGGAGAGCGATAGCCAGTAG